A portion of the Rhinopithecus roxellana isolate Shanxi Qingling chromosome 19, ASM756505v1, whole genome shotgun sequence genome contains these proteins:
- the ENGASE gene encoding cytosolic endo-beta-N-acetylglucosaminidase isoform X2, translating into MEAAAVTVTRSAARRRRGRQLQEEQEEQEEQEPRPRRRRRRQGRRIKDEEEETVFREVVSFSQDPLPVRYYDKDTTKPVSFYLSSLEELLAWTPRMEDGFNVALEPLACRQPPLSSQRPRTLLCHDMMGGYLDDRFIQGSVVQTPYAFYHWQCIDIFVYFSHHSVTIPPVGWTNAAHRHGVCVLGTFITEWNEGGRLCEAFLAGDERSYQAVADRLVQIAQFFRFDGWLINIENSLSLAAVGNTPPFLRYLTTQLHRQVPGGLVLWYDSVVQSGQLKWQDELNQHNRVFFDSCDGFFTNYNWREEHLERMLGQAGERRADVYVGVDVFARGNVVGGRFDTDKSLELIRKHGFSVALFAPGWVYECLEKKDFFQNQDKFWGRLERYLPTHSICSLPFVTSFCLGMGARRVCYGQEEAVGPWYHLSAQEIQPLFGEHRLGEDGRGWVRTHCCLEDAWHGGSSLLVRGVIPPEVGNVAVRLFSLQAPVPPKIFLSMVYKLEGPTDVTVALELTTGDASSCHIGGISVLNETSSSHSLRPLRAPPPKLARWVGRCGRQLSRGWVQHCYEVSLRGCLLLDLLVCFSRPPGSREEESFTCRLGELQVVDAASLLAPLPQVETVTISQVHWQPAASEREGPPALLQLSCTLQWSFLLSQVRCFRIHYWGGTSDGSPGRELPRPEMPTFLGLAFATQYRIVDLLVEAAGPGQDRRVEFLVEPVLKEGFRVPQAEWGRAALLYSAPA; encoded by the exons GAtcaaagatgaggaagaagagacagTCTTTCGAGAGGTGGTCAGTTTTTCCCAGGACCCCCTGCCAG TTAGATATTATGACAAGGACACCACCAAACCTGTCAGCTTTTACTTGTCTTCGCTGGAGGAACTCTTGGCGTGGACGCCCCGCATGGAGGATGGCTTTAACGTGGCCCTGGAGCCCCTGGCGTGTCGCCAGCCCCCTCTGAGCAGCCAGAGGCCCCGGACTTTGTTGTGTCATGACATGATGGGGGGATATCTGGACGACAG GTTCATTCAGGGCTCGGTGGTGCAGACTCCCTATGCTTTCTACCACTGGCAGTGCATCGACATCTTTGTGTACTTCAGCCACCACAGCGTCACCATCCCCCCGGTGGGCTGGACCAACGCTGCCCACAGGCATGGGGTCTGTGTGCTGG GGACTTTCATCACGGAGTGGAATGAAGGGGGAAGGCTCTGTGAAGCCTTTCTGGCCGGGGATGAGCGTTCATACCAGGCAGTGGCCGACAGGCTGGTCCAGATCGCACAGTTTTTTCGTTTCGATGGCTGGCTGATCAACATCGAGAACTCTCTGAGT CTGGCCGCCGTAGGGAACACGCCTCCTTTCCTGCGGTACCTGACCACACAGCTGCACCGGCAGGTCCCGGGGGGCCTGGTGCTCTGGTATGACAGTGTGGTGCAGAGTGGGCAGCTCAAATGGCAAGACGAACTCAACCAGCACAACAG ggtcttctttgattcctgCGACGGCTTCTTCACCAACTATAACTGGCGGGAGGAGCACTTGGAGCGGATGCTGGGGCAGGCTGGGGAGCGCCGGGCGGATGTGTACGTGGGCGTGGATGTGTTTGCTCGGGGGAACGTGGTCGGAGGCCGATTCGACACAGACAAG TCGTTGGAGCTGATCCGAAAGCATGGGTTCTCCGTGGCTCTGTTTGCCCCCGGCTGGGTGTACGAGTGTCTGGAGAAGAAGGATTTCTTCCAGAACCAGGACAA GTTCTGGGGCCGGCTGGAGCGCTATCTGCCCACACATAGCATCTGCTCCTTGCCTTTCGTCACGTCCTTCTGCCTGGGCATGGGTGCACGGAGGGTCTGCTATGGCCAG GAGGAGGCGGTGGGGCCCTGGTACCACCTGAGCGCCCAGGAGATCCAGCCCTTGTTTGGGGAACACAGGCTGGGAGAGGATGGCCGGGGCTGGGTGAGGACGCACTGCTGCCTGGAGGATGCCTGGCACGGAGGCAGCTCCCTGCTCGTCCGGGGTGTGATCCCACCGGAGGTTGGAAATGTGGCCGTGAG GCTATTTTCCCTGCAGGCCCCAGTGCCACCCAAGATTTTCCTGTCCATGGTATATAAGCTTGAGGGGCCCACGGACGTCACGGTTGCTTTAGAGCTAACCACAGGGGATGCCAGCAGCTGCCACATCGGTGGCATCTCAGTGTTGAACG AAACAAGCTCAAGCCACAGCCTCCGGCCCCTCCGGGCGCCCCCTCCAAAGCTGGCCAGATGGGTGGGTCGCTGCGGCCGGCAGCTGAGCAGGGGCTGGGTCCAGCA CTGCTACGAGGTGAGCCTGCGTGGGTGCCTGCTGCTAGACCTCCTCGTTTGCTTCTCACGGCCGCCAGGTAGTCGGGAGGAGGAGAGCTTCACCTGTCGGCTTGGAGAGCTCCAG GTGGTGGACGCTGCCAGCCTGCTGGCCCCTCTGCCCCAGGTGGAGACCGTCACCATCTCTCAGGTCCACTGGCAGCCGGCTGCCTCTGAGCGGGAGGGGCCCCCTGCTCTGCTCCAGCTCAGCTGCACCCTGCAGTGGTCCTTCCTCCTCTCACAAGTCCGCTGCTTCCGAATCCACTACTGGGGAGGGACGAGTGATGGTTCTCCGGGCAGGGAGCTGCCGAGGCCAGAGATGCCCACGTTCCTGGGGTTGGCTTTTGCCACCCAGTACCGGATAGTGGACCTGCTGGTGGAAGCCGCCGGGCCCGGTCAGGATCGTCGCGTGGAGTTTCTGGTGGAGCCTGTCCTGAAGGAAGGGTTCCGGGTACCTCAGGCCGAGTGGGGCAGGGCGGCTCTGCTTTATTCAGCCCCCGCATGA
- the ENGASE gene encoding cytosolic endo-beta-N-acetylglucosaminidase isoform X3, producing the protein MEAAAVTVTRSAARRRRGRQLQEEQEEQEEQEPRPRRRRRRQGRRIKDEEEETVFREVVSFSQDPLPVRYYDKDTTKPVSFYLSSLEELLAWTPRMEDGFNVALEPLACRQPPLSSQRPRTLLCHDMMGGYLDDRFIQGSVVQTPYAFYHWQCIDIFVYFSHHSVTIPPVGWTNAAHRHGVCVLGTFITEWNEGGRLCEAFLAGDERSYQAVADRLVQIAQFFRFDGWLINIENSLSLAAVGNTPPFLRYLTTQLHRQVPGGLVLWYDSVVQSGQLKWQDELNQHNRVFFDSCDGFFTNYNWREEHLERMLGQAGERRADVYVGVDVFARGNVVGGRFDTDKSLELIRKHGFSVALFAPGWVYECLEKKDFFQNQDKFWGRLERYLPTHSICSLPFVTSFCLGMGARRVCYGQEEAVGPWYHLSAQEIQPLFGEHRLGEDGRGWVRTHCCLEDAWHGGSSLLVRGVIPPEVGNVAVSCYEVSLRGCLLLDLLVCFSRPPGSREEESFTCRLGELQVVDAASLLAPLPQVETVTISQVHWQPAASEREGPPALLQLSCTLQWSFLLSQVRCFRIHYWGGTSDGSPGRELPRPEMPTFLGLAFATQYRIVDLLVEAAGPGQDRRVEFLVEPVLKEGFRVPQAEWGRAALLYSAPA; encoded by the exons GAtcaaagatgaggaagaagagacagTCTTTCGAGAGGTGGTCAGTTTTTCCCAGGACCCCCTGCCAG TTAGATATTATGACAAGGACACCACCAAACCTGTCAGCTTTTACTTGTCTTCGCTGGAGGAACTCTTGGCGTGGACGCCCCGCATGGAGGATGGCTTTAACGTGGCCCTGGAGCCCCTGGCGTGTCGCCAGCCCCCTCTGAGCAGCCAGAGGCCCCGGACTTTGTTGTGTCATGACATGATGGGGGGATATCTGGACGACAG GTTCATTCAGGGCTCGGTGGTGCAGACTCCCTATGCTTTCTACCACTGGCAGTGCATCGACATCTTTGTGTACTTCAGCCACCACAGCGTCACCATCCCCCCGGTGGGCTGGACCAACGCTGCCCACAGGCATGGGGTCTGTGTGCTGG GGACTTTCATCACGGAGTGGAATGAAGGGGGAAGGCTCTGTGAAGCCTTTCTGGCCGGGGATGAGCGTTCATACCAGGCAGTGGCCGACAGGCTGGTCCAGATCGCACAGTTTTTTCGTTTCGATGGCTGGCTGATCAACATCGAGAACTCTCTGAGT CTGGCCGCCGTAGGGAACACGCCTCCTTTCCTGCGGTACCTGACCACACAGCTGCACCGGCAGGTCCCGGGGGGCCTGGTGCTCTGGTATGACAGTGTGGTGCAGAGTGGGCAGCTCAAATGGCAAGACGAACTCAACCAGCACAACAG ggtcttctttgattcctgCGACGGCTTCTTCACCAACTATAACTGGCGGGAGGAGCACTTGGAGCGGATGCTGGGGCAGGCTGGGGAGCGCCGGGCGGATGTGTACGTGGGCGTGGATGTGTTTGCTCGGGGGAACGTGGTCGGAGGCCGATTCGACACAGACAAG TCGTTGGAGCTGATCCGAAAGCATGGGTTCTCCGTGGCTCTGTTTGCCCCCGGCTGGGTGTACGAGTGTCTGGAGAAGAAGGATTTCTTCCAGAACCAGGACAA GTTCTGGGGCCGGCTGGAGCGCTATCTGCCCACACATAGCATCTGCTCCTTGCCTTTCGTCACGTCCTTCTGCCTGGGCATGGGTGCACGGAGGGTCTGCTATGGCCAG GAGGAGGCGGTGGGGCCCTGGTACCACCTGAGCGCCCAGGAGATCCAGCCCTTGTTTGGGGAACACAGGCTGGGAGAGGATGGCCGGGGCTGGGTGAGGACGCACTGCTGCCTGGAGGATGCCTGGCACGGAGGCAGCTCCCTGCTCGTCCGGGGTGTGATCCCACCGGAGGTTGGAAATGTGGCCGTGAG CTGCTACGAGGTGAGCCTGCGTGGGTGCCTGCTGCTAGACCTCCTCGTTTGCTTCTCACGGCCGCCAGGTAGTCGGGAGGAGGAGAGCTTCACCTGTCGGCTTGGAGAGCTCCAG GTGGTGGACGCTGCCAGCCTGCTGGCCCCTCTGCCCCAGGTGGAGACCGTCACCATCTCTCAGGTCCACTGGCAGCCGGCTGCCTCTGAGCGGGAGGGGCCCCCTGCTCTGCTCCAGCTCAGCTGCACCCTGCAGTGGTCCTTCCTCCTCTCACAAGTCCGCTGCTTCCGAATCCACTACTGGGGAGGGACGAGTGATGGTTCTCCGGGCAGGGAGCTGCCGAGGCCAGAGATGCCCACGTTCCTGGGGTTGGCTTTTGCCACCCAGTACCGGATAGTGGACCTGCTGGTGGAAGCCGCCGGGCCCGGTCAGGATCGTCGCGTGGAGTTTCTGGTGGAGCCTGTCCTGAAGGAAGGGTTCCGGGTACCTCAGGCCGAGTGGGGCAGGGCGGCTCTGCTTTATTCAGCCCCCGCATGA
- the ENGASE gene encoding cytosolic endo-beta-N-acetylglucosaminidase isoform X1, producing the protein MEAAAVTVTRSAARRRRGRQLQEEQEEQEEQEPRPRRRRRRQGRRIKDEEEETVFREVVSFSQDPLPVRYYDKDTTKPVSFYLSSLEELLAWTPRMEDGFNVALEPLACRQPPLSSQRPRTLLCHDMMGGYLDDRFIQGSVVQTPYAFYHWQCIDIFVYFSHHSVTIPPVGWTNAAHRHGVCVLGTFITEWNEGGRLCEAFLAGDERSYQAVADRLVQIAQFFRFDGWLINIENSLSLAAVGNTPPFLRYLTTQLHRQVPGGLVLWYDSVVQSGQLKWQDELNQHNRVFFDSCDGFFTNYNWREEHLERMLGQAGERRADVYVGVDVFARGNVVGGRFDTDKSLELIRKHGFSVALFAPGWVYECLEKKDFFQNQDKFWGRLERYLPTHSICSLPFVTSFCLGMGARRVCYGQEEAVGPWYHLSAQEIQPLFGEHRLGEDGRGWVRTHCCLEDAWHGGSSLLVRGVIPPEVGNVAVRLFSLQAPVPPKIFLSMVYKLEGPTDVTVALELTTGDASSCHIGGISVLNAETSSSHSLRPLRAPPPKLARWVGRCGRQLSRGWVQHCYEVSLRGCLLLDLLVCFSRPPGSREEESFTCRLGELQVVDAASLLAPLPQVETVTISQVHWQPAASEREGPPALLQLSCTLQWSFLLSQVRCFRIHYWGGTSDGSPGRELPRPEMPTFLGLAFATQYRIVDLLVEAAGPGQDRRVEFLVEPVLKEGFRVPQAEWGRAALLYSAPA; encoded by the exons GAtcaaagatgaggaagaagagacagTCTTTCGAGAGGTGGTCAGTTTTTCCCAGGACCCCCTGCCAG TTAGATATTATGACAAGGACACCACCAAACCTGTCAGCTTTTACTTGTCTTCGCTGGAGGAACTCTTGGCGTGGACGCCCCGCATGGAGGATGGCTTTAACGTGGCCCTGGAGCCCCTGGCGTGTCGCCAGCCCCCTCTGAGCAGCCAGAGGCCCCGGACTTTGTTGTGTCATGACATGATGGGGGGATATCTGGACGACAG GTTCATTCAGGGCTCGGTGGTGCAGACTCCCTATGCTTTCTACCACTGGCAGTGCATCGACATCTTTGTGTACTTCAGCCACCACAGCGTCACCATCCCCCCGGTGGGCTGGACCAACGCTGCCCACAGGCATGGGGTCTGTGTGCTGG GGACTTTCATCACGGAGTGGAATGAAGGGGGAAGGCTCTGTGAAGCCTTTCTGGCCGGGGATGAGCGTTCATACCAGGCAGTGGCCGACAGGCTGGTCCAGATCGCACAGTTTTTTCGTTTCGATGGCTGGCTGATCAACATCGAGAACTCTCTGAGT CTGGCCGCCGTAGGGAACACGCCTCCTTTCCTGCGGTACCTGACCACACAGCTGCACCGGCAGGTCCCGGGGGGCCTGGTGCTCTGGTATGACAGTGTGGTGCAGAGTGGGCAGCTCAAATGGCAAGACGAACTCAACCAGCACAACAG ggtcttctttgattcctgCGACGGCTTCTTCACCAACTATAACTGGCGGGAGGAGCACTTGGAGCGGATGCTGGGGCAGGCTGGGGAGCGCCGGGCGGATGTGTACGTGGGCGTGGATGTGTTTGCTCGGGGGAACGTGGTCGGAGGCCGATTCGACACAGACAAG TCGTTGGAGCTGATCCGAAAGCATGGGTTCTCCGTGGCTCTGTTTGCCCCCGGCTGGGTGTACGAGTGTCTGGAGAAGAAGGATTTCTTCCAGAACCAGGACAA GTTCTGGGGCCGGCTGGAGCGCTATCTGCCCACACATAGCATCTGCTCCTTGCCTTTCGTCACGTCCTTCTGCCTGGGCATGGGTGCACGGAGGGTCTGCTATGGCCAG GAGGAGGCGGTGGGGCCCTGGTACCACCTGAGCGCCCAGGAGATCCAGCCCTTGTTTGGGGAACACAGGCTGGGAGAGGATGGCCGGGGCTGGGTGAGGACGCACTGCTGCCTGGAGGATGCCTGGCACGGAGGCAGCTCCCTGCTCGTCCGGGGTGTGATCCCACCGGAGGTTGGAAATGTGGCCGTGAG GCTATTTTCCCTGCAGGCCCCAGTGCCACCCAAGATTTTCCTGTCCATGGTATATAAGCTTGAGGGGCCCACGGACGTCACGGTTGCTTTAGAGCTAACCACAGGGGATGCCAGCAGCTGCCACATCGGTGGCATCTCAGTGTTGAACG CAGAAACAAGCTCAAGCCACAGCCTCCGGCCCCTCCGGGCGCCCCCTCCAAAGCTGGCCAGATGGGTGGGTCGCTGCGGCCGGCAGCTGAGCAGGGGCTGGGTCCAGCA CTGCTACGAGGTGAGCCTGCGTGGGTGCCTGCTGCTAGACCTCCTCGTTTGCTTCTCACGGCCGCCAGGTAGTCGGGAGGAGGAGAGCTTCACCTGTCGGCTTGGAGAGCTCCAG GTGGTGGACGCTGCCAGCCTGCTGGCCCCTCTGCCCCAGGTGGAGACCGTCACCATCTCTCAGGTCCACTGGCAGCCGGCTGCCTCTGAGCGGGAGGGGCCCCCTGCTCTGCTCCAGCTCAGCTGCACCCTGCAGTGGTCCTTCCTCCTCTCACAAGTCCGCTGCTTCCGAATCCACTACTGGGGAGGGACGAGTGATGGTTCTCCGGGCAGGGAGCTGCCGAGGCCAGAGATGCCCACGTTCCTGGGGTTGGCTTTTGCCACCCAGTACCGGATAGTGGACCTGCTGGTGGAAGCCGCCGGGCCCGGTCAGGATCGTCGCGTGGAGTTTCTGGTGGAGCCTGTCCTGAAGGAAGGGTTCCGGGTACCTCAGGCCGAGTGGGGCAGGGCGGCTCTGCTTTATTCAGCCCCCGCATGA
- the ENGASE gene encoding cytosolic endo-beta-N-acetylglucosaminidase isoform X4, producing MEDGFNVALEPLACRQPPLSSQRPRTLLCHDMMGGYLDDRFIQGSVVQTPYAFYHWQCIDIFVYFSHHSVTIPPVGWTNAAHRHGVCVLGTFITEWNEGGRLCEAFLAGDERSYQAVADRLVQIAQFFRFDGWLINIENSLSLAAVGNTPPFLRYLTTQLHRQVPGGLVLWYDSVVQSGQLKWQDELNQHNRVFFDSCDGFFTNYNWREEHLERMLGQAGERRADVYVGVDVFARGNVVGGRFDTDKSLELIRKHGFSVALFAPGWVYECLEKKDFFQNQDKFWGRLERYLPTHSICSLPFVTSFCLGMGARRVCYGQEEAVGPWYHLSAQEIQPLFGEHRLGEDGRGWVRTHCCLEDAWHGGSSLLVRGVIPPEVGNVAVRLFSLQAPVPPKIFLSMVYKLEGPTDVTVALELTTGDASSCHIGGISVLNAETSSSHSLRPLRAPPPKLARWVGRCGRQLSRGWVQHCYEVSLRGCLLLDLLVCFSRPPGSREEESFTCRLGELQVVDAASLLAPLPQVETVTISQVHWQPAASEREGPPALLQLSCTLQWSFLLSQVRCFRIHYWGGTSDGSPGRELPRPEMPTFLGLAFATQYRIVDLLVEAAGPGQDRRVEFLVEPVLKEGFRVPQAEWGRAALLYSAPA from the exons ATGGAGGATGGCTTTAACGTGGCCCTGGAGCCCCTGGCGTGTCGCCAGCCCCCTCTGAGCAGCCAGAGGCCCCGGACTTTGTTGTGTCATGACATGATGGGGGGATATCTGGACGACAG GTTCATTCAGGGCTCGGTGGTGCAGACTCCCTATGCTTTCTACCACTGGCAGTGCATCGACATCTTTGTGTACTTCAGCCACCACAGCGTCACCATCCCCCCGGTGGGCTGGACCAACGCTGCCCACAGGCATGGGGTCTGTGTGCTGG GGACTTTCATCACGGAGTGGAATGAAGGGGGAAGGCTCTGTGAAGCCTTTCTGGCCGGGGATGAGCGTTCATACCAGGCAGTGGCCGACAGGCTGGTCCAGATCGCACAGTTTTTTCGTTTCGATGGCTGGCTGATCAACATCGAGAACTCTCTGAGT CTGGCCGCCGTAGGGAACACGCCTCCTTTCCTGCGGTACCTGACCACACAGCTGCACCGGCAGGTCCCGGGGGGCCTGGTGCTCTGGTATGACAGTGTGGTGCAGAGTGGGCAGCTCAAATGGCAAGACGAACTCAACCAGCACAACAG ggtcttctttgattcctgCGACGGCTTCTTCACCAACTATAACTGGCGGGAGGAGCACTTGGAGCGGATGCTGGGGCAGGCTGGGGAGCGCCGGGCGGATGTGTACGTGGGCGTGGATGTGTTTGCTCGGGGGAACGTGGTCGGAGGCCGATTCGACACAGACAAG TCGTTGGAGCTGATCCGAAAGCATGGGTTCTCCGTGGCTCTGTTTGCCCCCGGCTGGGTGTACGAGTGTCTGGAGAAGAAGGATTTCTTCCAGAACCAGGACAA GTTCTGGGGCCGGCTGGAGCGCTATCTGCCCACACATAGCATCTGCTCCTTGCCTTTCGTCACGTCCTTCTGCCTGGGCATGGGTGCACGGAGGGTCTGCTATGGCCAG GAGGAGGCGGTGGGGCCCTGGTACCACCTGAGCGCCCAGGAGATCCAGCCCTTGTTTGGGGAACACAGGCTGGGAGAGGATGGCCGGGGCTGGGTGAGGACGCACTGCTGCCTGGAGGATGCCTGGCACGGAGGCAGCTCCCTGCTCGTCCGGGGTGTGATCCCACCGGAGGTTGGAAATGTGGCCGTGAG GCTATTTTCCCTGCAGGCCCCAGTGCCACCCAAGATTTTCCTGTCCATGGTATATAAGCTTGAGGGGCCCACGGACGTCACGGTTGCTTTAGAGCTAACCACAGGGGATGCCAGCAGCTGCCACATCGGTGGCATCTCAGTGTTGAACG CAGAAACAAGCTCAAGCCACAGCCTCCGGCCCCTCCGGGCGCCCCCTCCAAAGCTGGCCAGATGGGTGGGTCGCTGCGGCCGGCAGCTGAGCAGGGGCTGGGTCCAGCA CTGCTACGAGGTGAGCCTGCGTGGGTGCCTGCTGCTAGACCTCCTCGTTTGCTTCTCACGGCCGCCAGGTAGTCGGGAGGAGGAGAGCTTCACCTGTCGGCTTGGAGAGCTCCAG GTGGTGGACGCTGCCAGCCTGCTGGCCCCTCTGCCCCAGGTGGAGACCGTCACCATCTCTCAGGTCCACTGGCAGCCGGCTGCCTCTGAGCGGGAGGGGCCCCCTGCTCTGCTCCAGCTCAGCTGCACCCTGCAGTGGTCCTTCCTCCTCTCACAAGTCCGCTGCTTCCGAATCCACTACTGGGGAGGGACGAGTGATGGTTCTCCGGGCAGGGAGCTGCCGAGGCCAGAGATGCCCACGTTCCTGGGGTTGGCTTTTGCCACCCAGTACCGGATAGTGGACCTGCTGGTGGAAGCCGCCGGGCCCGGTCAGGATCGTCGCGTGGAGTTTCTGGTGGAGCCTGTCCTGAAGGAAGGGTTCCGGGTACCTCAGGCCGAGTGGGGCAGGGCGGCTCTGCTTTATTCAGCCCCCGCATGA